The genomic interval ATTTCGACACCGTGCCTCGAATCGACACGGATTCCGATCCTGGACTACCCGAAGTGCCACAGACTGCGCCGTGTTTCTCCAATCCTCATTCCGACCATGGCTTTGGTATGAATCACGGGGCCTACAAACCGGGCGAGGTTGGTTCGTTTCTACATCCCGATGATGCTGCCCTGTCGCCGGTCATTCGCATGGCCAGAGCACCCCCGTCTCCCAAATCTCCCAAGTCACCTAGGTCGCCAAGATTCAGACCATTCAAATcgtctccttcatctcctgctcgTCCGGCGTCGAGAGACTCCTACAGCTCCGTCAGAGCCGCCCCGGAAGATTCCGTATTCGGAACGATTACCACAGAGCCCGGTCCGCGTCTCTCAACCGCACCAAGCGTTGCATCCAGTGGCTCTTTCGGGCGATCGAAGAGTCTCAGGGGTCACTTTGGTTTGATGAAGAAGCCCTCGCGGGAGTTCACGAGCGAGAAGGAATCACAGGTGGATCGCTTGCGCACCACGAGCAGCCACACCGATAGCCTTCGCCATAATACCCCACGCAGTCGAGCCAGCGTGCGCTCTTTGCGTTCCATGGCCGATGTagccgaggaggagcgccCGAGTGGTGTGAAAGAAGAGCCAAATGAGGAGTTGGCCGAGCTAGCTACGAGTACTCCACCAACCCAGGAGCAGTCCCTCCAGACTACCCCGGACCTTGGAAACAATCCCGGGGGGATCGGCAGTGGCAGAATCATCCCCAATCGGGACTCGTCGCTGCGACACCGGCATAGCCCTTCTTCAAGCACCAGGAAGCGTCGGTCCGCCCGCCACAGTCGATATTCGTCCACTACCAGCAAGGATTCGGATGCAGAAAATGGCCTTCCTGGATCAAGCAATGATGCCGAACAGGTAACACGCAGGATCCAGGAATTGAAagagcagcaacagcaaaTCAAGTCCGAGCTAGAAGCGGACGACAGTCCAGGCAAAGCACCCAAAACAACGACAAAGGTGACCCTCCTTAAACAGGCGAAGCTTCTTCCACGGACCCCTAGTGAGGCCGACTCGGGTCGCGCAACTCCGAATGAGCCTAAGGACGGCCGATCTCCGTTTAACGACAGtgctccgtctccgtctGTCATGACCGGCAAGAgccgatcttcttccaaccgAAATGGAGTACCACTGGCATCTAAGCCAACGAATTTCTCTCCACAAGTGTCCAAATCCTCATTTGACAAATACGAGCATGCGAATGGTCGATATCGGCGTTCGATCGAGCCCGGAACGCCTACCAAACACCACCGACGAGCACCATCCAACCCCGTGTCCCCTGGTCGTCGTTCCTCAATCGGTCACGAGCGGCCGTCTAGTGCGGATTCGATCGACTACGCCGTGGATGAGTACATCCTCTCCCCGAAGCTGACCCAAAAGGTGATCCACCCGACTACCGGCCGCACCATTGCCTTCTCCGAAGTGGGAGACCCCAAGGGCCATGTTGTGCTGTGCTGCCTCGGCATGGGCCTGACCCGGTATCTCATGGCCTTTTATGATGAATTAGCCCGAACCCTCAACCTCAGACTGGTCAGCTTGGATCGCCCCGGTGTGGGCGAAAGTGACGCGCACCGAATTGATGAGTCGACCAGCCCTCTCAGCTGGCCCGGTATgcatcttctctccttcctcaCTGGACCCCTGCTAATTTGTACCAGATGATGTCGCGATCGTTTGCAATTACCTCCGAGTGACCAAGTTCTCCATTCTGGCCCATTCCGCTGGGGCAATCTACGCTCTCGCAACGGCGCTCCGAATCCCGCAACATATTCGCGGCcgcatccatctcctggcTCCGTGGATTCCCCCATCGCAGCTGTCCAGCATCGGCTCTCAGAAAGAACCCGCGCCCAACAATGCGGTTCCTTATTCTCAGCGCATCCTTCGGGCTCTGCCAACGTCCCTTCTGAAGGTTGCCAACACCAGCTTCATGAGCGCCACGAGTgccagcatcaccaccagccttCCCAAGTCTCCTCGAAAAGCCAAACGCAAGCCTTCTGCCAAAGACATTCCCGCCGCAAATTCTGGGCCCACGAAATCTAATGGAACCCTCCCTGTCGAGACCCATGCAACGCCAGAAatgaaagagaaagagcTTCCTCCAACGCCGGGAATGCCCAATACCTCCATCCAAAACGGAACGCGGAAAAGCGATGCCACTCTTGCCTCTCGAGCCAAGTCTCCCACGGAGGAACTCGAGCGCCAGCGTGATTACGATACGCGGCTCACCCATCGAATCTGGGAGCTGGCTACCACGAATGCCAACCCGGCCGTTGATCTGCTGATCTGTCTCGAGCGTCGGCAGACAATTGGTTTCCGCTACGTCGACATCACGCGGTCGGTGGTGATCCAGCATGGCAGCAAAGATACCCGCGTACCGGTGGAAAATGTCCAATGGCTGGGCAAGACGATGCGACGCTGCGAGGTCCGCATTCTTGAGGGCGAGGGCCACGGTCTGATGGCCTCTGCCGGCGTGATGGGCAGCGTGCTGACggagatcgccaaggagTGGGAAGACTGGACAATCATTGTGCAAGGCAAACGCAAGCAGAATGCGCAGAATTCCGCGCGCCATGGACTGGCCATTTCTACCTGATCCGATTCGACTTATATCACATAACACCTTCGTTTGACGGACAGTACCGCTGCTGGACCCGCGGTTTGATCTGAACTGACCTTTCCTTTTTCATCCTATCTTACATATACATAATCTTGTCTATCTGTCTAATGCCTGTCTGTGGATACACCAAAACGTGTGATTTAGCCAAATACCCCTGCTATTTATTTGTTACTTGCAATTTTGCCTCTGCCTAGAAGTACAGTTTCGGGTACCCTGCTGGGACTGGTCATTAGAGGAGTTTGTTCATATGAGAACATCTAATCCATATTCTCTCTCCTACGGAGCATATCGGGGTGGCTGGCGCAAATATCGTCTTTTTACGATGATCAGAGAATTATGCCTAATTTTTATTTTAGTGGGAAATCTGTCTGTCGTCCGCCATCTGAATGAAGATGTAAGAGAAAGTATGGAGCAAAACATCCCAACTTACCTATCGCGCAGTCCGGCACAAGTATCGCACGAGGCTGGTTGATTTATCTAAAAATTTGGCGAACATTCATGAATTTACTTCACATTATTCTCGATATCACCCGACCTAAAACtacccaaaaaaaaacaattTCCGATGCGGGGAATTGAACCCCGGGCTACCGTGTGAGAGACGGTGATGTTACCACTACACCACATCGGATAGTTATTATCAGGGACGATAAATAGTCCGCTGTAATCTAGAACCTCAGTAAACTATCATCTCGTGCCCCTAATCCAACATCATCCCCACCCTGTACTGCCTACATAACTCACCAGCCATCAATCCGCCTCGCCCTTGGACCCCTGGAATCACGTCTACGATCCGTTAACTGCTTATCTTCCGGCCATTTCCCAGCTCAAATGATCAGACTGAGTGAAGCTTCGTCGCATTTTCCGGGGTCTTGATTATTCTCCCGAGTTCCATCCACCACGATGTTCTCCCAACGGCGCCTCCGCCTGCTCCTGGTCACCGTGGCCGCGGTGATCTTCCTGATATTCTACTACTCGGTGGGTAACTGCCCTCCCCGACGTATTCGGCTCACCGTCTAATCAATGCGATTTGCGTTGCCTCCACAGGGCGATGCACGCAAGGTCCAGAACCAAACATTTTACCAATCCACGCtctcggccatgaaggcACAGGAGGCCGCGCGACAGGCTCAAATAAAGGCCGAAAGCGCGCCGATGCACCGTCCTGACGACGGCCTCGACGCGGAAGTGAAGAAGGACGCTGTGCCTCTTGCTCAGGGGAGTACGGGGAAGGGTGAAGATATGGAAGAGATCTCCATTGCGGGACGGACGAAGATCCAGGTCTCGAAGAACCGCGGAAGTGATGGGAGCGAGGACACGTCCGCGCAGTCGGAGGAGCAAAAggccgcggctgctgcgaaggaggagctggataCGATTCTGAAGCAGGCACCTGGTATTTACTCTCCCACCTCTAACTACGATTGATGGACTCTTTGCTGACGGGAGACATAgtgatcatcttctccaaatcgTACTGTCCGTACagcaagaaggccaagtcGATCCTGCTCGACAAATACGACATCACCCCGAGACCGTATGTGGTCGAACTCGACGGCCACCGGATCGGCAAGGATCTCCAGGACCTGCTGGGGCAGACTACCGGGCGGAGAACGGTGCCGAATGTGATGGTGAACGGGATGAGTATTGGGGGAGGGGATGATATTGGCGCAATGGACGAGAGCGACGAGCTGGCCTCGAAGCTGCAGATGCTGGGAGGGAAGTGGATTCGGGAGGTCAAACGGGCAGCAGCGTAGAGAATCGGTCGTCCATGAATGATTGTATTGTATACTATTATAAGTTACTATGTCCCACCCACAGTCTATGGCGATGGATTCTGCCCGGCGGTGAATATCGGGATATCCATCACATGACCCGACAACCCTAAAATATCTCAGTAAGCGAAGTCCCGTGACGCCAGTCGATCCACACCATTCGCTCTTCCCGATTTTTGATCTTTTCGACCATCGACCACCCTCTCCCGCCCAACGCACCCAGTCAGCCAATATGCGGTACATTCACTCCGAGGAACGGCTGCCCATCCCTGACGATGGTGAGTTTTGTGTGTTTTTTTCGCAGCAGCAAGAGGAGGAACAGACCGGTTGTGTGTGGGTTGGGTCGCACATTCAATGCGGCCCTTGAAATCTTGAAGTGTCCGGTTGCAACGAATGTCTCTGGGAATTGCATGAtggaagaaacagaaagacTTCGCGTGGAATATTGTGTGGCCACACAATTATCTGCTGTGCCAAAATTGAAGGACCGGGCTGATTcgatcttttttttctctccctaCAGTGAAGCTTCACATTCGTTCGCGGATCGTGACCGTCGAGGGCCCCCGCGgcaagctggtcaaggacCTGTCCCACCTGGCCGTCACCTTCAACCGCCCCGAGAAGAACATTATCTCGATCGAGCTGCACCACGGTATCCGCAAGGGCGTCGCTACCCTGCGCACCGTCCGCAcgatcatcaacaacctgATCATCGGTGTCACCCGCGGCTTCCTGTACAAGATGCGCTACGTGTACGCTCACTTTCCCATCAACGTCAACATCGAGAAGAACTCCGAGACCGGTGTCGCGGAGCTTGAGATCCGCAACTTCCTCGGCGAGAAGTACGTGCGCCGCGTGACGGCCCAGCCCGGtgtcgagatcatcaccTCGCCCAACGTCAAGGACGAGCTGCAGCTGTCCGGCAACTCCCTCGAGGGTGTGTCGCAGAGCGCCGCCGACATTCAGCAGATCTGCCGTGTCCGGAACAAGGATATCCGGAAGGTAAGAGACTCCCGCCGTGTTCTTGTCTTGACAAAACAAACTGACCAATATAGTTCCTGGACGGTCTGTACGTGTCGGAGCGGGGCAACATTATCGAGGCGTAAAGAATGGCGCCTTGGGTAGTGTCGGGTGTCTGGAGAGCTTTCTTTAATTTCGCCTACTTGCATATAGGGCAGCAACGCGAAATGCCAAAAACGATTCTGAACTTCATTTTTGTTGTTGTAATGTCTCATGTAGATGCCGCAACCATCGCCCGACTGACCTTGTTTTGTGTCGGAATGCACTCTTTTCGCTCCAAGGCCTGGCGCGTGTCACAATCGAGACGGCCTAGGGGCAAGAGTCTGCACCGAGCTACGGGTCAGGGTGTTCGCCTGTTGGTTAAACCATATGTAGTTGAGTAGTTAGAGCTACAGATGAAGGCTGATATCGTCCACGGTACTATACATAGTCCCTGCGGAAGAACCGAAGGGCCATTCACGATCACGTCAGGCGGTCCTCGGAAAGCGCAGTGGATTCGACAGTAGCGGTAGACACACCATGACCGATCAATGTGGATGTTGAAACTCCGTGGTGGTTACACTTGTGTACCATGTAGTTTGAGCTTAGGGCTGATTTGGTCATGTCTGACGTAGAGCTATCAGCAAACATGTGATCACccacttcttcccttccaccaccaccacaaccatGGAGTGGTGGCTCGGTCTGTGGAAAATCGTGGTGGCCGTGTTCAGTCTGGTGCTGGATGTCGCCCAGTACTGGAGAGACAAATTGCTCTCGTGGTGGGCATCCAAGTCTCCCCGCGCCCGGCTCGGGCACGTCCTCGCGACCGCCGAGACCTACGAGGAATGGGAAGAGGCAGCCTTTGagctcgacgagctcctcaGCAAGGACTTATGGTGAGTGATGATGCCCATCCATAACTATAGAACAGACAAGACTCACTCACACCGTTCCCATCACAGGCGCCAGAATCCCGTCAGCCGACACTACGACTAccgcctcatcctcggccggCTCGAGGCATTGATGAACGCccgcgaggaagaagacatctTCACGCTCGCCAACCTGCTCCGCTCGGGTCTCGTGCGCAACCTGGGCAACATCACCTCCGCCAAACTCTTCACCCACGCCTTTGCCGGCACCAAGCTGTTGATCGACGACTACATCACCCAGGTCGCGCTGTCGATCCAGTATGTCGCCGCGCTGCAGCCCATGCCCGCGCACGCGCCGGCCGGCTTCACCTCGCAGGCgaagctggagctgctccatGATACCCGCCAGGCCTTTGGGCGCACGACCTTGCTCCTGCAGGGCGGGTCGGCGTTCGCGCTGTGTCACCTCGGTGTGGTCCGGGCATTGCATCTGCAGGGTCTCTTGCCGAGGATTGTGACGGGGACGGCGACGGGGGCGATCATCGCGGCGCTGGTGGGCATTCATCCCGAAGATGAATTGCTGGCGCTTCTTGATGGGGACAGTCTGGATCTGTCGGCTTTCCATTGTCGGCGGAAATCCAAGACGGATGGGACGGCCACGACAGAGGCGTGGCTGCGGGCGATTCTGCGTGGGATGAACCATTTCGTTCAGAAGGGTCATCTGTTTGATGACGATGCGCTGGAAGACTGTGTCCGCGCTCATGTGGGCGACCTGACTTTCGAAGAAGCGTATGCCCGGTCGAAACGCATTCTCAATATCACGGTTGCGACGACAGGCAAGAACGGCTTGCCGAATCTGCTCAACTACCTGACTGCGCCGAATGTGGTGCGTATTCTCTCTGTGCTATTTTTCTCGCGGATTCTCTAACGCTGATTGCAGTTGATCTggtccgccgccgtcgcctccaacgcatcctcctcctcactcACCGACTCCCCCGTTACGATCTACTGCAAAGACGAAACAGGCTCAATAGTGCCCTGGCCACACACCCACGACGCAATCTTCCAACCCTGGCGACACGTCCACTACAAGGACGGCGAATCGCCGCTCTCCCGAATAGCCGAGCTCTTCAACGTAAACCACTTCATCGTCTCGCAAGCCCGGCCCTCCCTCATCCCCTTCGACCGCGACCAAACAGGCATAACACACCTCACCCGCTCCTGCACGCAGCTGATCCTGTCGGAAGTGCGCCACCGGCTCCGCCAACTCGATTACCTgaccctcctccccgcctCGATCAGTCGCCTCctcatcgacgaggccatccCCGGCCCGAACTTGACGCTCGTCCCGGATCTGTCGTGGCGCGATTTGATATCCCTCTTCCGGGACCCGACAAGCCAGCGTATCGCGGAGTGGATAAGGAAGGGCGAGCGCGGGGTTTGGCCGGCTGTTAGTGCGCTGAAAGTGCGGGAGGCGGTGGAAATTGAGCTGGATCGCGGCTATCAGCTTGTCAGGCGTCGTAGGCCGAGTGATGTGTCTGTACCGCCTGCGGTGGCGTCTGCGCCGCGTCCCCTTCCCAATGAGGAAATTCCGCGACGACGGCTGGGATATGGGGAGAATGGTGATGAGGCCGATGGAGGGTCTGTCGATGCAGAGTGATTCCATTCCCCGAGGTGGATGAGTGCTGCTGATTGTATTCTAACGAATGAAAGAGAGATTTGCAACGTTCCGATGGCACATGTAGAGTAAACACGATAGCTTCTATACTACGCACATTCACAGTTCATCCCCCAGAGCATCGGATTCGGGAGGACCCTTATACCCTGCAACGAACGACGAGTCAGCGACATGCCATGACGATGGACAATAGAACCAATAAGAAAAAAACTTGCATTTCCTCGCATACACGATATACCACACCGCCGATATAGCCATAAAACCGACAAACACCACGGAGGCATAATTCATCGTCACAGACGTGACCGGCAGCGCAGTGGGCATACTGAACAGCACTAGCTCAAAGGCAATCCACGCCAGCGCGAGGACATTAACAATGGGCCCGGCAACGGGTCCACACGTCCAGGGGGCACGGTTCACCTCGCGGCGACGGTGCCACAGGCTCAGCGAGATGGGGATAGCGTATGCAACAGCCAACGCGATGACGCCGACAGAGACGAATGCCGTGAAGGCACTCGTGCTGCCGAGATTGATCAGACCCAGCAGCATCTGGATGAGAGTTAACAGAGCAAGAGACCAGAGCGGTACGCCGAGCCGCTTGTCGACGTGCGCCCATAGTCTCGCGAGCGGGATGGCGTCGTCGCGGGCGCTGGCCCATGTTGCGCGCGAGGCTGCGACGGTGATGCTGATCGAGCAGAAGAGCGTGATTACCAGGACCATGAAGATGAGTCCGAGTCCGCCGCCCGGCGTGCCCATGACCCGGTGCAGGATGTAGGGTAGGGCTTGGCCGGCGGGGGAGTGGATGATCTCCTTCAATGGCGGGAGGGTGACGCACAAGGGGataatgaagaagaggcctgcgatgccgccgatgacgatacAGAGGGATATGGCACGGGGCACTTTGACGGACGGGTGGGAGCATTCTTCTGCCATGGAGGAGATCATGCcgatggcggagaagacgTATGCGGGcgggaggaggccgatgaagaaggtgaagtTGCCCCAGCCGGAGAAGCTCTTGTCGTAGTGCGAGAGCGCCCAGGAGGCGCTGTGGCGGCCGACGTCTGCTTtggcggagacggcgattaggatgatgaggatggtcAGCGCGGTCCAGGTTGCGCAGGCGATGTCCACCTGCGGGAGGTAGCGGTTGCCGAAGGCGCAGATGAAGAACGAGACCAGGGTGATGCCGTAGAAAATCAGAAGGAGCTGCCAGCTGTTGGCGCTCCAGGTTGGGTGGTACATGGAGATCGTGCCCGAGACGAGGGAGGCGAAGCCGAAGTTGACGGACAGCGTGATGGTCCAGTTCCCGATCAGCCAGACCCAGGCATTGATGAAGGAGACCAGGGTTTTGGATTTTGTTGTCGACAGCTGGAAAGACCAGTAGTATGGTCCTGCAGACGTGGGATATCGGGATGCCAGTTCGGCGAGGGAGACTGCAACGCACTCGTCCAGTACGCAGACGACGATCcagccgacgaagatggagagGGGTCCGCCGCCGTAGATGGCGCTGAGGAGAGCGCTACCCTCGCCGTAGGGAATTGCTGCTATGGCGAGCGACTGGAAGAGCAACGTGAACATGGACCGATTGCGGTGCATTTCCTCCTTGTAGCCCAGCCGGTCGAGCTCCTCGCGCTCGTGCACGGAGGCGATGGAGCCGGACTCATGGTCATGGCCTGCgcctggtgctggtgctggttCTGGTGATGGggtgatcttctcggcgacTGTCTCGAGGACCATTGTGCTGCAGGTGGTCTTGATTCAACAGAAGAGACGAAAAAAGGTAACAGCGTCATGTTCTGCAAGAATGCAGGGGATACCAGGACAACCCTGCCCTGATATGTACGCTCCGATCCATGTAGGctggtttcttttccctGCGGAGAAGCTCAGCTGCTGCGGTTCCTACTGGTCGCACAGGGCACGCCACTTGGAGGCCATCCTGCGGAGGTCGACCCTGTTATCTCTTGAGGCGCCGAAATGGCAGATAAATCCGAGGAGACCTTTACATCCCGAATCCCCAaaccttgatcttggcaCCGAGAAGGAAGTAATGCACCGATTCggaacagcagaagaacGTCTACTAGTTTGAGGATGAGTGATGAGCCCTAAAGTGATCATGGTTAGTTAGCTCGGTCCAAACAGCCACTTCGGTATCCCCCCAGAGTTAGCTAAAACGGGCACACACGGAACCCGATCAGCGAGAAGAGGAGTAGTTACCGATCTGGGGTAGCTCAAAGCATCCGCGAAAGGATGATAAGACACACAACTCTAGGCCGAATGAAGCAACTGGATGCGGGAAACGCAAAAGACGAGGGGGAAAAGAGTGTCTCCGCATTGGACCTGCACTCCTTGATCGTATTGCATCCAATGATGATTGAAGATTACTACTGGGGCGGGCTGATAGTGCCAAAAAGATAAAACAGTGGGGAACATAGAGCCAAACAAACGCATTCATCTCATAGAGTAACCAAGTACGGAGTAAAAAACCACCATTCCAACAATATCCAAATCATTATAAATTAAAGACAAAAAACAAACATTGCGTTAGAGGGTTGAAATTAGTGGGCCGTCGAAGGGCGACCGTCAGCGCTGGATGGGCGCGAGCGCGTGCGGAGGCTGTTCCGGGACGACTTGGGCGCCCCCTGAGTCGCCATCAAAGGAGGAACTGCGCGAAAGTGTCAGCAATTACGTCAAACTAATCCCTAGGTCATTCATTCCAAAACTTACCGCTGAATCCATAGCCCTCGGTGGCGGCCTGGCGGTTCTGCGGGTCAATCTCGACGCGAATGGAGATGTCCAATCCACCGTACatgtcgctgctgctgaacCCGTCGGCGGCCCGGTGCGTCGTGCCGGCGCCCTGCTCACCTTTGTGCAGCGGCGCGTGGCCGTCCTTGGGAAGGCGTTCGAGCTTGGAAGATACCGGCTCGACTGTGCTATCGCCGGCCGGGGCGACGCACTCGGTCAGGCATGCAAAGTTACGCGACGGCATGGTCACCTTGTTCCACGAGGCGCTCTTCTCGATGCCGCCGGGCTGCTTGTCGAAGAACGGCATCAGGGTCTCGTCCGTTTCGCTATCCAAGTGGTGAATCTTGTTTCTCCGGCCTAGCAGGTTGGCGACGGCCTTGGGCGGCGGCTTGTTGgtgatggcgctgctgaCGACATTGACAATGAAACGGTGGTCATTCTCGCCCGACACGTTCAGCTTGGGGTTCGAGTAGAACCGACCGATGGCCGCAAGGTGGACATCACCACTCAGGATGGTGACGCGAATGGAGTGAGATCTCGCGAATGACTGCAGACGCTGGAGGAGCATCTTGCGCTCACGCTTGTGCTGGCGAGCCGTGTAGTGGTCGTCCAGATCGTCCAGCAGGTCGACCTGGCCGTCAAACTCGTTGAACAGGCCACCCGCCACGCCGAAGCGTTTGTTCAGCAGGCGGATCGGCGCAATGACGGGAGAGGACAGGACATTCTCCAACCATGCCAGGCGCGGGTACGCAATCGGGACACCCAACAAGACCACCAGATGCTTGATGTCGCCCTTGGCGGCCGCCACTTCGCTCTCCAGTCGACCGAAAAGCGCATCGTACGTGTCCGGGTAGTTCACCTGGTGGCGGGTGCGCTCTGTGCGAGCATCCAGACCACAAAAGGCGATGCGCTTACCGAAGCGCATGTAGAGACTGCGGCTGACCTCTTCGACATAGGGGCCCGGCCGCTTGCCGAGAATCCAAGAATCGTCCTCTTGCTGGTTTTCGAGGACGTAGGTGTTCTCCAGTTGGCGGGGGTCGGTGCCCGAGGTTCCATTCACGGCGTGCATGGTCTCCGGGGCGTCCGTGGTGAAGGTCGACCTGGGGGGAGCGATGTGGTGCTGGAACAAGCAGTAGTACTTGAACGCGACGCCACCAATGCCGCGGAAGATGGAACACTTCATGAAATGGTCGGTATAAGAGCCGAACCCGTCAATAATGTCATGATCATCCCAGATGTTGACTTGGGGAATCTGTCCATTGGCCGTGCGGAAGGGCTCGGTATTGTACCAGCGCACGTAGTTGCCGTAGTAGAACTCGTCACAGGCGGCGCGCAGCTTTTCATCAAAGTCATGGGTGCGTCTCTTGTGCGGGTTAGCGATGGCCGTCCACTCCTTCAGGGGCCCATCCGTTCGGATGTTGTCGTTGTAGATCTGATCACCGCCACCGATCATGACGTGGAAGGGCTTTTCGCCGTGGACGCGCATCACGTCGTTCCACAGATTCGGCCCAACCCAGGCGTTCATGTCGGTGCCGACGGAGAAGCCATTGCACGAGTGGAACATCATGCGCATGGACTGCTCGGCTGCCGGAACCACAAAGCGCCAGGGCGTCTTGATCGCGTCCCCAGACTCATTGTACAGCCCGGGGATATCGTACTCCCAGCGCGCCTCGTACGTCTCCACGGGCACTGCCAGACTGAACCGCCAGAAGGCCTTGTTGGGGTCTTCGTAGAGCTTCAGGCCCTGGACCTGGGTCGCCTGGGTGCTCTCGGCGTGGGTCTCCGCAGACACGGGGCCCAcctggcgcagcagcagctgcgGCTGCTCCAGGTGCGGCTTGGTGACGATCAACACGCTGCCATGCCACAGCGGGGAGTTCTCGAGGTGCATGTTCTTCAGGTTAATCAGCGGACCCGAGATGAGGGCAATGCGGCCGGATCCGTCGCCATTGGGCGCGGTCCCTATCATGGGGGAAAAATGCGATCAGCTTTGTTTGGCGTGTGGGAGGAGGTCAGCACGTACCGGTGACCGTGGGTTGGTGGGCAAAGTCAGCCATGGTAGCGAGGCCTGACGCGACTCACGGATGGTGGGCCGGAAAAGGGGAGGAATAGGCAAAAGACTGGAAAGTAAACAATGGGCGGGACCAAAACAATTCAGGT from Penicillium psychrofluorescens genome assembly, chromosome: 5 carries:
- a CDS encoding uncharacterized protein (ID:PFLUO_007783-T1.cds;~source:funannotate); amino-acid sequence: MADFAHQPTVTGTAPNGDGSGRIALISGPLINLKNMHLENSPLWHGSVLIVTKPHLEQPQLLLRQVGPVSAETHAESTQATQVQGLKLYEDPNKAFWRFSLAVPVETYEARWEYDIPGLYNESGDAIKTPWRFVVPAAEQSMRMMFHSCNGFSVGTDMNAWVGPNLWNDVMRVHGEKPFHVMIGGGDQIYNDNIRTDGPLKEWTAIANPHKRRTHDFDEKLRAACDEFYYGNYVRWYNTEPFRTANGQIPQVNIWDDHDIIDGFGSYTDHFMKCSIFRGIGGVAFKYYCLFQHHIAPPRSTFTTDAPETMHAVNGTSGTDPRQLENTYVLENQQEDDSWILGKRPGPYVEEVSRSLYMRFGKRIAFCGLDARTERTRHQVNYPDTYDALFGRLESEVAAAKGDIKHLVVLLGVPIAYPRLAWLENVLSSPVIAPIRLLNKRFGVAGGLFNEFDGQVDLLDDLDDHYTARQHKRERKMLLQRLQSFARSHSIRVTILSGDVHLAAIGRFYSNPKLNVSGENDHRFIVNVVSSAITNKPPPKAVANLLGRRNKIHHLDSETDETLMPFFDKQPGGIEKSASWNKVTMPSRNFACLTECVAPAGDSTVEPVSSKLERLPKDGHAPLHKGEQGAGTTHRAADGFSSSDMYGGLDISIRVEIDPQNRQAATEGYGFSVPPLMATQGAPKSSRNSLRTRSRPSSADGRPSTAH